The following coding sequences lie in one Polluticoccus soli genomic window:
- a CDS encoding 5' nucleotidase, NT5C type, with translation MKRLAVDMDGVLADVYSQFIKKHHEETGEWLSLNSMTGLSEGQVFPHGRKHITTKGFFDDIQVVANSQEILEELNKHYKVFVVSAAMEFPLSLSEKQQWLDRHFPFIGWRQRVFCGSKEIIKADIMIDDYLRNLDSFEGETYLFTEPHNALVDLGRHKRVNDWLEIKGLLLP, from the coding sequence ATGAAACGCCTGGCTGTAGATATGGATGGTGTTCTGGCTGATGTATACAGCCAGTTTATAAAGAAGCACCATGAAGAAACCGGCGAGTGGTTATCACTGAATAGCATGACCGGATTGAGCGAAGGCCAGGTGTTCCCACACGGCAGAAAACATATCACCACAAAAGGCTTCTTTGATGATATCCAGGTTGTCGCAAACAGCCAGGAGATATTGGAAGAGCTAAACAAACACTATAAGGTGTTTGTCGTATCTGCAGCTATGGAGTTCCCGCTGAGCTTGAGTGAAAAGCAACAATGGTTGGACAGGCATTTCCCATTCATCGGCTGGCGACAACGGGTCTTCTGTGGCTCGAAAGAGATCATCAAGGCCGACATCATGATAGACGACTATTTAAGAAACCTGGATAGCTTTGAAGGTGAAACCTACCTGTTTACAGAACCCCACAACGCCCTTGTCGATCTTGGCAGACATAAAAGGGTAAACGACTGGCTGGAAATAAAAGGCCTCTTATTGCCGTGA
- a CDS encoding alpha/beta fold hydrolase, translating to MRTIFFLLLAIVTSRSVAYAQTDSAALPKTNMDSLLAQYKQELADFELKHGHWVQTPNVNMHYLTWGKRSGMPLIWSHGTFGNAYEVYGVADSLVAAGYYLIAIDFYGHGLTAIPGKEVSLYHVADDIKALMDELKIKKAVIGGFSRGGSITTAFYDSYPNRVRALVLEDGGSVAWDVNGHKKSTEEMANEFINNYKMRTPAPVYNTELEAFTRLYNNNGQKADFTRIAFTFFNRLKQNNEGKWEMNPGVDDLVCEHTAEQLITAVHRPYAANNMFGASTHLIYPKMIYRNLDVPMLIFDPVSDEDWFDFEEENTQLQQSHPDLIVHKVYENTGHAVKMEHPQEFVRDMAEFLKTVKN from the coding sequence ATGCGTACCATCTTCTTTTTACTGCTGGCAATAGTCACTTCGCGTTCTGTTGCATATGCCCAAACGGATAGTGCTGCCCTCCCGAAAACGAATATGGATAGCCTGCTGGCACAGTATAAACAAGAGCTGGCTGATTTTGAGCTAAAGCATGGACATTGGGTCCAGACACCCAATGTGAATATGCACTACCTGACATGGGGCAAAAGATCGGGCATGCCACTAATATGGAGCCATGGCACCTTTGGTAATGCATACGAAGTATACGGCGTAGCAGACAGCCTGGTAGCAGCCGGATATTATCTTATAGCAATAGATTTTTATGGTCACGGTCTTACGGCAATTCCCGGCAAAGAAGTTTCGCTCTATCATGTAGCGGACGACATAAAGGCCCTAATGGACGAGCTGAAGATAAAAAAAGCGGTGATCGGCGGTTTTTCAAGAGGCGGTTCGATCACAACAGCTTTTTATGACAGCTATCCTAATAGAGTCCGCGCCTTGGTTTTGGAAGATGGCGGATCGGTAGCATGGGATGTAAACGGACATAAAAAGTCCACTGAAGAAATGGCGAACGAGTTTATTAACAACTACAAAATGAGGACCCCGGCACCTGTATACAATACCGAATTGGAGGCCTTTACACGTTTGTATAATAACAACGGCCAGAAGGCCGACTTCACGCGCATAGCATTTACGTTCTTTAACCGCCTGAAACAAAACAATGAAGGCAAATGGGAAATGAATCCCGGGGTTGACGACCTGGTTTGCGAACATACGGCTGAACAGTTGATCACCGCCGTGCACCGACCGTATGCCGCCAATAACATGTTCGGTGCATCCACCCACCTTATCTATCCTAAGATGATCTACCGTAACCTCGATGTACCCATGTTGATATTCGACCCGGTAAGCGATGAGGACTGGTTTGATTTTGAAGAAGAGAATACGCAACTACAACAAAGCCATCCTGACCTCATAGTACATAAAGTGTATGAGAACACCGGCCATGCGGTAAAAATGGAACACCCCCAGGAGTTTGTCCGCGACATGGCGGAATTCTTAAAAACAGTAAAGAACTAA